A stretch of the Notamacropus eugenii isolate mMacEug1 chromosome 2, mMacEug1.pri_v2, whole genome shotgun sequence genome encodes the following:
- the SERPINE1 gene encoding plasminogen activator inhibitor 1, producing MQFSRAFACLSLVLILGIGDSLPQHNPHVAQMVTDFGMKVFWEVVQTSGDGNVVFSPYGVASVLAMLQLTSGGNTKEQIQAAMEYSIEEKGLAPALRKLYKELMAPWNKDEFSTANAIFVQRDLELVQGFMPYFFKVFRSMVKQVDFTEGERARFIVNDWVEKHTKGMISNLLGEGAVDQLTKMVLVNALYFKGQWKLPFPTKGTHHRLFHKSDGSTASVLMMAQINKFNCTEFLTPSGHYYDIVELPYHGDTLSMFIAAPYEKEVPLSALTNILDAQLINQWKGNMTKLPRLLVLPKFSLESEADLKRPLENLGMKDMFRPGLADFTRLSDQEILYVSQALQKVKIEVNESGTVASSTTAIVVSARMAPQEIIMDRPFLFVVRHNPTGTILFMGQVMEP from the exons ATGCAGTTCTCCAGGGCCTTTGCCTGCCTCTCCTTGGTCCTCATACTTGGTATAGGGGATTCTTTGCCTCAACACAACCCTCACGTAGCCCAAATGGTCACAGACTTCGGGATGAAAGTGTTTTGGGAAGTGGTCCAAACTTCTGGGGATGGCAATGTGGTCTTCTCACCCTATGGAGTAGCCTCAGTACTGGCTATGCTGCAACTGACAAGTGGAGGGAACAccaaggagcagatccaagctgCAATGGAATATAGCATTGAAG AAAAAGGTCTGGCTCCTGCTCTCCGAAAGCTCTACAAGGAGCTCATGGCACCTTGGAACAAAGATGAATTCAGTACAGCCAATGCCATCTTCGTCCAGCGTGATTTGGAACTTGTCCAGGGCTTTATGCCTTACTTCTTCAAAGTGTTCCGGAGCATGGTCAAACAGGTGGACTTCACTGAGGGAGAGAGGGCCCGGTTCATTGTGAATGACTGGGTAGAGAAGCACACAAAAG GCATGATCAGCAACTTGTTGGGAGAAGGAGCTGTGGACCAGTTGACCAAAATGGTGTTGGTCAATGCACTCTACTTCAAAGGCCAGTGGAAGCTCCCTTTTCCAACCAAGGGCACCCACCATCGCCTCTTCCACAAATCTGATGGAAGTACTGCCTCTGTGCTCATGATGGCTCAGATCAACAAGTTCAATTGCA cTGAGTTCTTGACCCCCAGTGGGCACTACTATGACATTGTGGAACTGCCCTATCATGGAGACACCCTCAGCATGTTCATTGCTGCCCCCTATGAAAAGGAGGTACCCCTCTCTGCCCTCACAAACATCTTAGATGCCCAGCTCATCAATCAATGGAAAGGCAATATGACCAAGCTGCCTCGTCTACTGGTTCTGCCCAA GTTTTCCCTGGAGAGTGAAGCTGACCTGAAAAGGCCTCTGGAGAACTTGGGGATGAAGGACATGTTCAGGCCAGGGCTGGCAGATTTCACTAGACTGTCTG ACCAAGAAATACTCTACGTGTCTCAGGCCTTACAAAAGGTGAAGATTGAGGTGAATGAGAGTGGTACTGTGGCATCCTCAACCACTG CCATTGTTGTCTCTGCTCGAATGGCTCCCCAGGAGATCATCATGGACAGACCCTTCCTCTTTGTAGTCAGGCACAACCCCACAG GAACAATTCTTTTCATGGGACAAGTGATGGAACCCTAA